One genomic region from Candidatus Methylomirabilota bacterium encodes:
- a CDS encoding nucleotidyltransferase family protein has translation MTLQDIKRVAVPTCREFKVKRLDLFGSLTRGEVTAGSDVDLLVEFEEPYLPPSKRFFGLLHYLEDTLGRKIDLLTVSGLRNPYFCRRVLKERVNVYGG, from the coding sequence ATGACTTTGCAAGATATTAAGAGGGTTGCAGTGCCGACTTGCAGAGAATTCAAAGTAAAGAGGCTGGACCTTTTCGGATCGCTCACGCGCGGCGAGGTAACTGCTGGAAGCGATGTCGATCTCCTCGTTGAGTTCGAGGAGCCCTATCTGCCCCCATCCAAGAGATTCTTCGGACTGCTCCATTATCTCGAAGATACCTTGGGGCGCAAGATTGACCTGCTCACGGTCAGCGGTCTCAGGAATCCCTATTTCTGCCGCAGGGTTCTCAAAGAGAGGGTGAACGTATATGGAGGATAA